From Desulfurobacteriaceae bacterium:
TCATCTTTCCTTCAAGAACAGCGTCAGCAATTCTGGATGTTAAAAGTCTAATAGCTCTAATAGCATCATCGTTTGCAGGAATTGGAATGTCTACAAGATCTGGGTCTGCATTTGTATCAACAAGAGCAACTACAGGAACTCCAGCTTTTCTTGCTTCTCTTACAGCATTTTCTTCTCTAACGATATCAACAATAAATAGAGCATCAGGAAGTCTGTTCATATTCTCAATACCACCTATGTACTTCTCGAGTTTCTCCTTCTTCCTCTTAAGCTTCATAGCTTCTTTTTTAGGAAGTCTCTCGAATACACCTTCCTCTTCCATTTTCTTAAGCATCTTTAACTTAAAAATGCTCTTTTTAATAGTTTGGAAGTTTGTAAGAGTTCCACCAAGCCATCTTTTATTAACGTAGAACATTCCGCATCTTTCAGCTTCCTCTTTAACTATGTCCTGACCTTGCTTCTTTGTACAAACAAAAAGAATTGTTCCTCCATTTGCAACAAGGTCTGCAACATAATCGTAAGCTCGTTCAAAGTACTTAAGAGTTTGCTGAAGGTCAATAATGTGGATACCGTTACGTTCTGTAAAGATGAACTTTTTCATCTTGGGGTTCCATCTTTCCTTTTGGTGACCAAAGTGAACCCCAGCTTCAAGAAGCTCCTTCATTGTGACTCTTTGTCCAGGAGGTCTTGGCTTAAATGTTTCTTGGCTGTTTTCTTGAGTTTCTTTTGCCTCCTGCACTTCTTGTTCCTGTGCTTGTGTTTCGTTTACCTCTTGTTCCTGTGTCTTTTTGATTTCCTCAGACATATCTCCTCCTTTAAAGTTGGTTTTGCCTCCCGGATTTTCCTCCTCCAGAGGAACCCGTGATGGGCACCCCCCCTGGAGTCCAATCCGGTGAGTTTTCAGAGGGGAAATATAATAAAACTTTTAGAAAAAAGAAAGGTTTCTCAAACAAAAAGAATCTTAATGGCAATAATAATAAGTAAAATAGCGAAAAGCTTTTTTAACGACCGTTGACTCAGTTTGGCAAGTAACGACAATCCAACTCTACTTCCAGGAATAGCTCCAAGAGATACAAGAATAACAGCAGGAAGATAAACATATCCTATTTGCCAGCTAAGAAGCTCTACTGAAGGAAACATCATGTACATTAAAGAACCAAATAAAGCATTGAAAAAAGAAACTACCGAGGCCAGTGCTACTATCTTATCTGCTTTGATTTTTGAAAAAGAAAAGAGAAGAGAATTAATAACGATTCCTCCACCAATTCCCAAAAGAGAGCTCAAAAAGGCTGAAAAAGTGGTAGCAACGGGAATTAAGATCTTTTCAGAAAGTCTCACTTTTACACTTCCCACTCCTTTTAGTATCTTGACCCCCACAGCAAG
This genomic window contains:
- the rpsB gene encoding 30S ribosomal protein S2, whose protein sequence is MKELLEAGVHFGHQKERWNPKMKKFIFTERNGIHIIDLQQTLKYFERAYDYVADLVANGGTILFVCTKKQGQDIVKEEAERCGMFYVNKRWLGGTLTNFQTIKKSIFKLKMLKKMEEEGVFERLPKKEAMKLKRKKEKLEKYIGGIENMNRLPDALFIVDIVREENAVREARKAGVPVVALVDTNADPDLVDIPIPANDDAIRAIRLLTSRIADAVLEGKMKREAIKLAEGEEAEVDFVPEE
- a CDS encoding sulfite exporter TauE/SafE family protein, which codes for LAVGVKILKGVGSVKVRLSEKILIPVATTFSAFLSSLLGIGGGIVINSLLFSFSKIKADKIVALASVVSFFNALFGSLMYMMFPSVELLSWQIGYVYLPAVILVSLGAIPGSRVGLSLLAKLSQRSLKKLFAILLIIIAIKILFV